In a single window of the Leptospira sanjuanensis genome:
- a CDS encoding alpha/beta fold hydrolase, which produces MKYTYLENQKVKIFLSYSETDSKDVILFVHGYPDTHKTWEPQIDSLKDKYRLGAVDLRGFGRSSKPLEQSEYNYAVILPDLVEAIRFLSKEKKVHLVGHDWGAALGWLFISDPEYSKYIRSFTAISGPHPWLAGKRMLDDIFSFNLSNWKKVLDQGFRSWYIWFFQIPILPELIWQNFGELIYKLVMDLGGVPKKDSLRNINRNDIYSATMAPINLFRELLFGKTVIAAPSNIKVPVQLIVPQKDFVVLPEVYENAYDYVDKLEIHKLDSNHWVHREQPEIVTEMIRKFVSKYSA; this is translated from the coding sequence TTGAAATATACTTATCTCGAAAATCAAAAAGTAAAAATTTTTCTCAGCTATTCGGAGACGGATTCGAAAGACGTTATTCTTTTCGTTCACGGCTATCCGGATACCCATAAGACCTGGGAACCTCAAATCGATTCGTTGAAAGACAAATATCGGTTAGGCGCGGTCGATCTGAGAGGTTTCGGACGATCCTCCAAACCTTTGGAACAATCGGAATACAACTATGCGGTCATTCTTCCCGATTTAGTGGAAGCGATCCGCTTTCTTTCCAAGGAAAAGAAAGTTCACTTAGTCGGCCACGATTGGGGCGCGGCTCTCGGATGGTTATTCATTAGTGATCCCGAATATTCAAAATATATTAGATCGTTTACTGCGATCTCCGGCCCCCACCCTTGGCTCGCCGGTAAACGGATGTTGGACGATATTTTCAGCTTTAACCTCTCCAATTGGAAAAAGGTTTTGGATCAGGGTTTTCGTTCCTGGTATATCTGGTTTTTCCAGATCCCGATTCTGCCCGAATTGATCTGGCAAAACTTCGGGGAGCTGATCTACAAACTGGTGATGGATTTAGGCGGAGTTCCCAAAAAGGATTCGCTCCGCAACATCAACCGCAACGATATCTACAGCGCGACGATGGCTCCCATAAATCTTTTCCGCGAATTGTTATTCGGCAAAACGGTGATTGCGGCTCCTTCCAACATCAAGGTTCCCGTGCAGCTCATCGTTCCTCAAAAGGATTTTGTGGTTCTTCCCGAAGTGTATGAAAACGCGTACGATTACGTGGACAAATTAGAAATTCATAAACTGGATTCCAATC